A stretch of Amycolatopsis balhimycina FH 1894 DNA encodes these proteins:
- a CDS encoding peptidyl-tRNA hydrolase produces MSSVLDPLGARYAYWLGLPAEDTSDTSDELPGEVRAMPVILRIERAEPPGRTPLLEAAAAAALAVCLDERAQPGGDWAEPMHAWLDNRIRKVARRARGAHWAAVQDLPGITVEVDGAEARALLPGLVTETPKEVARLQISGSELPPDEPGQVPDGVPLLLLNPHVPMTVGKAAAQVGHATMILAALLDDGQRTAWAEQGYRTAVRAASVARWKELHPGDDPEGAWRRDRVIAVRDAGFTEVDPGTITVLAQWAPEQAAS; encoded by the coding sequence GTGAGCAGCGTTCTCGACCCCCTGGGCGCCCGCTACGCCTACTGGCTGGGGCTCCCGGCCGAAGACACTTCGGACACCTCCGACGAGCTTCCCGGCGAAGTCCGGGCGATGCCGGTGATCCTCCGCATCGAGCGGGCCGAGCCGCCGGGCCGCACCCCGCTGCTGGAAGCCGCCGCGGCGGCCGCGCTCGCGGTCTGTCTCGACGAGCGTGCCCAGCCCGGCGGCGACTGGGCCGAGCCGATGCACGCGTGGCTCGACAACCGGATCCGGAAGGTCGCGCGGCGGGCGCGGGGCGCGCACTGGGCAGCCGTCCAGGACCTGCCGGGGATCACGGTCGAGGTCGACGGCGCCGAGGCGCGGGCCCTGCTCCCCGGCTTGGTCACCGAGACGCCCAAGGAGGTCGCGCGGCTGCAGATCTCGGGCAGCGAACTCCCACCCGACGAGCCCGGTCAGGTCCCGGACGGCGTCCCGCTGCTGCTGCTCAACCCGCACGTGCCGATGACCGTCGGCAAGGCCGCCGCACAGGTCGGCCACGCCACGATGATCCTGGCCGCGCTGCTGGACGACGGGCAGCGCACCGCCTGGGCCGAGCAGGGGTACCGGACCGCCGTGCGCGCGGCGAGCGTCGCGCGGTGGAAGGAACTGCACCCGGGTGACGACCCGGAAGGCGCGTGGCGGCGCGACCGGGTGATAGCCGTCCGGGACGCCGGGTTCACCGAGGTCGACCCGGGCACGATCACGGTTCTCGCCCAGTGGGCGCCGGAACAAGCGGCTTCCTGA
- a CDS encoding ATP-dependent DNA helicase yields MPARTDFPGVLELLTHAVESVGGAERPGQVQMADAVGRAIRTGEHLAVQAGTGTGKSLAYLVPAIRHAVEKEATVVVSTATIALQRQLVDRDLPRLAKALKKPLGREPTFAILKGRRNYMCLHRLDSGAPDEPEDAQLFDPFAVSRLGKEVTRLREWASDTETGDRDELVPGVTDQAWRQVSVTARECLGASRCPIGTDCFAEKARAEAGRADVIITNHALLAIDALQGYQVLPDHDVVIIDEAHDLVDRVTSVATGELTSAMCAAAARRCGKLIDADVADRLLEAGDGLALIVDDLPAGRMDELPRPLKGVIPAVRDAAHACITALGSDRKEDVEGATARKLARSLLDEVHDTAVRLLEAFDEDQAHQRDVVWLSGDKYASNPRPPALKVAPLGVAGLLRERVFNQHTTILTSATLTLGGTFDTMARQWGLPPGAARVEQAPGAATEKEVPSDADSGPKWTGLDVGSPFDHRRNGILYLAKHLPPPGRDGLVPSTMDELAELIEAAGGRTLGLFSSMRAAKQAAEEMRGRLDFPILCQGDDATSLLVQKFSEDVRTCLFGTLSLWQGVDVPGPSLQLVVVDRIPFPRPDDPVSSARQRAVEARGGNGFLTVAATHAALLLAQGTGRLHRSVTDRGVVAVLDSRLANARYGGFLRASLPPFWPTMDPKVVRDALRRLDAAAPA; encoded by the coding sequence GTGCCCGCCCGAACTGATTTCCCCGGCGTCCTCGAACTCCTCACCCACGCGGTGGAGTCCGTAGGCGGTGCCGAACGACCGGGGCAGGTCCAGATGGCCGACGCCGTCGGCCGCGCCATCCGCACCGGTGAGCACCTGGCCGTGCAGGCAGGCACCGGCACCGGCAAGTCACTGGCCTACCTCGTGCCCGCGATCCGGCACGCCGTCGAGAAGGAGGCCACGGTCGTGGTCTCCACGGCCACGATCGCGCTGCAGCGCCAGCTCGTCGACCGCGACCTCCCGCGCCTGGCGAAGGCGTTGAAGAAGCCGTTGGGCCGCGAACCGACCTTCGCGATCCTCAAGGGCCGCCGCAACTACATGTGCTTGCACCGGCTGGATTCCGGCGCGCCGGACGAGCCGGAGGACGCCCAGCTCTTCGACCCGTTCGCGGTTTCGCGGCTGGGCAAGGAGGTCACGCGGCTGCGGGAGTGGGCGTCGGACACCGAAACCGGTGACCGCGACGAGCTCGTCCCCGGTGTCACCGACCAGGCGTGGCGCCAGGTTTCCGTGACGGCGAGGGAATGTCTCGGTGCTTCGCGCTGTCCGATCGGCACGGACTGCTTCGCCGAGAAAGCCCGCGCCGAGGCCGGTCGCGCCGACGTCATCATCACGAACCACGCGCTGCTGGCGATCGACGCGCTGCAGGGCTACCAGGTCCTGCCGGACCACGACGTGGTGATCATCGACGAGGCCCACGACCTGGTCGACCGGGTCACCTCGGTCGCCACCGGCGAGCTGACCAGCGCGATGTGCGCGGCGGCCGCGCGCCGCTGCGGCAAGCTCATCGACGCCGACGTCGCCGATCGCCTGCTGGAGGCGGGCGACGGGCTCGCCCTCATCGTGGACGACCTGCCGGCGGGCCGGATGGACGAACTGCCGCGGCCGCTGAAGGGCGTCATCCCGGCGGTGCGCGACGCCGCGCACGCGTGCATCACGGCGCTGGGTTCCGACCGCAAGGAGGACGTCGAAGGAGCCACGGCCCGCAAGCTGGCGCGGTCGCTGCTCGACGAGGTGCACGACACCGCGGTCCGGCTGCTGGAGGCGTTCGACGAGGACCAGGCGCACCAGCGCGATGTCGTCTGGCTCTCCGGCGACAAGTACGCGTCGAACCCGCGGCCGCCGGCGCTGAAGGTGGCGCCGCTGGGCGTCGCCGGGCTGCTGCGCGAGCGCGTATTCAACCAGCACACGACGATCCTGACGTCGGCGACGCTCACCCTGGGCGGCACGTTCGACACCATGGCGCGCCAGTGGGGTCTCCCGCCGGGCGCGGCCCGCGTGGAGCAGGCGCCGGGAGCGGCGACGGAGAAGGAAGTGCCGTCGGACGCCGATTCCGGGCCGAAGTGGACCGGCCTGGACGTCGGCTCGCCGTTCGACCACCGGCGCAACGGCATCCTGTACCTGGCCAAGCACCTGCCGCCGCCGGGCCGCGACGGCCTCGTACCGTCCACAATGGACGAGCTGGCCGAGCTGATCGAGGCCGCGGGCGGCCGCACACTGGGCCTGTTCTCTTCGATGCGGGCCGCCAAGCAGGCCGCCGAGGAGATGCGCGGACGACTGGACTTCCCGATCCTCTGCCAGGGCGACGACGCGACGTCGCTGCTGGTCCAGAAGTTCTCCGAAGACGTCCGCACGTGCCTGTTCGGCACGCTCAGCCTGTGGCAGGGCGTGGACGTGCCGGGGCCGTCACTGCAACTGGTGGTGGTCGACCGGATCCCGTTCCCGCGCCCGGACGATCCGGTGTCCTCGGCGCGGCAGCGCGCGGTGGAAGCCCGCGGCGGCAACGGGTTCCTCACGGTGGCGGCCACGCACGCGGCCCTGCTGCTGGCGCAGGGCACCGGGCGGCTGCACCGGTCGGTCACCGACCGCGGGGTGGTGGCGGTGCTGGATTCGCGGCTGGCGAACGCCCGGTACGGTGGTTTCCTGCGCGCTTCGCTGCCGCCGTTCTGGCCGACGATGGACCCGAAGGTGGTGCGGGACGCCCTGCGCCGGCTGGACGCAGCCGCGCCCGCGTGA
- a CDS encoding phosphotransferase family protein, with protein sequence MADDYTRAAVRAARAVTARLGLPAHDPEVLHERSNVLVRLGPLVARVPATTRLLRPEPAAWLERDVALSRFLTDRDVLVVSPATDPPAGPHFADGLPVTLWHHTPHDPDHRYAPDVVARSLAEVHAALREYPGELPRRGPLDDLERILGRHGLDPRLRTEAARIEAALPEGPGRPLHGDAHPGNLIATAAGPCWLDFEDTWLGPLAWDLGILARQGGPEYLAAYPGDVDEEALRACTRLRELFAVAWRFVIAKRFPHRLPEARSALAAYFS encoded by the coding sequence GTGGCCGACGACTACACCCGCGCGGCGGTGCGTGCGGCCCGCGCCGTCACCGCCCGGCTCGGCCTGCCCGCCCACGATCCCGAGGTGCTGCACGAACGGTCGAACGTGCTGGTGAGGCTGGGTCCGCTGGTCGCCAGGGTGCCCGCGACGACCCGGCTGCTCCGGCCGGAACCGGCGGCCTGGCTGGAGCGCGACGTCGCGCTCTCGAGGTTCCTCACGGACCGTGATGTGCTCGTCGTCTCACCCGCCACGGACCCCCCGGCGGGACCCCATTTCGCGGACGGGCTGCCGGTCACGCTCTGGCACCACACCCCGCACGATCCGGACCACCGGTACGCACCGGACGTCGTCGCGCGCTCCCTCGCGGAGGTGCACGCGGCCCTGCGCGAGTACCCGGGCGAGCTGCCTCGCCGCGGGCCGCTCGACGACCTGGAGCGCATCCTCGGCCGGCACGGCCTCGACCCCCGCTTGCGCACGGAGGCCGCCCGGATCGAAGCCGCGCTGCCGGAGGGCCCCGGCCGGCCGCTGCACGGCGACGCGCACCCCGGCAACCTGATCGCGACGGCGGCCGGGCCCTGCTGGCTCGACTTCGAGGACACCTGGCTCGGGCCGCTCGCCTGGGATCTCGGCATCCTGGCTCGCCAAGGCGGCCCGGAGTACCTCGCCGCGTACCCGGGCGACGTCGACGAAGAGGCCCTTCGTGCGTGTACGCGGTTGCGAGAACTCTTCGCCGTCGCATGGCGCTTCGTCATCGCGAAGCGGTTCCCGCACCGGCTTCCCGAGGCCCGCTCCGCGCTCGCCGCTTACTTTTCGTGA
- the serB gene encoding phosphoserine phosphatase SerB: MTQTPVLITTTGPDKPGVSSVLFAVLTRHDVDVLDVEQVVIRGQLVLGVLAGVYRDPEGLQEAVEQALASVGMEVDVKIGPAIGDDPFALGRRDSSHVLVVLGRPVTARGFSEVARRIASLGANIDAIRSVADYPVTGLELYVSVDRDTPEADAALRTELADAAVEAGIDIAVERAGIMRRAKRLVVFDVDSTLIQGEVIEMLGAHAGVEPEIREITEAAMRGELNFTESLERRVALLAGLPASAIDEVAASIELTPGARTTIRTLKRMGFRTGVVSGGFIQVIGGLVAELGLDFAAANELEIADGKLTGRVIGDVVDRAGKAKVLRRFANEYDIPLEQCVAVGDGANDIDMLSVAGMGVAFNAKPALREVADTALSHPYLDAVLFVLGLTRGEVEAADAADGLELMRP; encoded by the coding sequence GTGACCCAGACCCCCGTCCTGATCACGACGACCGGCCCCGACAAGCCGGGCGTCTCGTCCGTGCTGTTCGCCGTGCTGACGCGCCACGACGTCGACGTGCTCGACGTCGAGCAGGTCGTCATCCGCGGGCAGCTCGTGCTCGGGGTGCTCGCCGGGGTCTACCGCGACCCGGAGGGCCTGCAGGAGGCCGTCGAGCAGGCGCTGGCGTCGGTCGGCATGGAGGTCGACGTCAAGATCGGGCCGGCGATCGGCGACGACCCGTTCGCGCTCGGCCGCCGGGACTCCTCGCACGTGCTGGTGGTGCTGGGCCGCCCGGTCACGGCGCGCGGCTTCTCGGAGGTCGCCCGCCGGATCGCGTCGCTCGGCGCCAACATCGACGCGATCCGCAGCGTCGCCGACTACCCCGTGACGGGGCTGGAGCTGTACGTCTCGGTCGACCGGGACACCCCCGAGGCCGACGCCGCGCTGCGCACGGAGCTCGCCGACGCGGCGGTCGAGGCGGGGATCGACATCGCCGTGGAGCGGGCGGGCATCATGCGCCGCGCGAAGCGGCTGGTCGTGTTCGACGTCGATTCGACCCTGATCCAGGGCGAGGTCATCGAGATGCTGGGCGCGCACGCCGGCGTCGAGCCGGAGATCCGCGAGATCACCGAAGCGGCCATGCGTGGCGAGCTGAACTTCACCGAGTCGCTCGAACGGCGGGTCGCGCTGCTGGCCGGTCTCCCGGCCTCGGCGATCGACGAGGTCGCGGCGTCGATCGAGCTGACCCCGGGTGCCCGGACGACGATCCGCACGCTCAAGCGGATGGGCTTCCGCACCGGCGTGGTGTCCGGCGGGTTCATCCAGGTCATCGGTGGCCTGGTGGCGGAGCTCGGGCTCGACTTCGCGGCGGCGAACGAGCTCGAGATCGCCGACGGCAAGCTCACCGGACGGGTGATCGGCGACGTCGTCGACCGCGCGGGCAAGGCGAAGGTGCTTCGCCGCTTCGCGAACGAGTACGACATCCCGCTCGAGCAGTGCGTCGCGGTCGGGGACGGCGCCAACGACATCGACATGCTTTCGGTCGCCGGCATGGGCGTCGCGTTCAACGCCAAGCCCGCGTTGCGCGAGGTGGCCGACACCGCGCTGTCGCACCCTTACCTCGACGCCGTGCTGTTCGTCCTCGGCCTCACCCGTGGTGAGGTCGAAGCGGCCGACGCCGCCGACGGGCTCGAGCTGATGCGTCCGTGA
- the ctaD gene encoding cytochrome c oxidase subunit I codes for MTAVAPKPIATRPYPARESVKGSYLLRLFRTTDHKQIGIMYLVTSFAFFMAGGAMAMLIRTELARPGQQFLSQEQYNQLFTMHGTVMLLLYATPILFGFANFVLPLQIGSPDVAFPRLNAFSYWLYLFGGLIVMSGFLTPGGAADFGWFAYTPLSDAIHSPGVGADLWISGLIVGGLGTILGAVNMITTVVCLRAPGMTMYRMPIFTWNILVTSILVLLAFPILTAALMGLLADRHLGAHVFDPENGGVILWQHLFWFFGHPEVYIVALPFFGIVSEIFPVFSRKPLFGYKSLVWATLAIAALSVAVWAHHMYATGAVLLPFFSFMTFLIAVPTGIKFFNWIGTMWKGQLSFETPMIFSMGFIVTFLFGGLTGILLAAPAIDFHVSDSYFVVAHFHYVLYGTIVFATFAGIYFWFPKITGRMMDEKLGKWHFWTTFIGFHGTFLVQHWLGAEGMPRRYADYLSSDGFTTLNTISTIGAYILGASTLPFIWNVFKSYRYGEIVTVDDPWGYGNSLEWATSCPPPRHNFTELPRIRSERPAFELHYPHMLERIHKEGEIGFLGKQKSNSHAAPSQLLTEAVIPGDHSQDNASEQGDK; via the coding sequence GTGACGGCCGTAGCCCCCAAGCCGATCGCCACGCGCCCGTACCCCGCGCGCGAGTCGGTTAAGGGTTCGTACCTGCTGCGGTTGTTCCGCACGACGGACCACAAGCAGATCGGGATCATGTACCTGGTCACGTCGTTCGCCTTCTTCATGGCGGGCGGCGCGATGGCGATGCTGATCCGCACCGAGCTGGCGCGGCCCGGGCAGCAGTTCCTGTCCCAGGAGCAGTACAACCAGCTGTTCACCATGCACGGCACGGTGATGCTGCTGCTGTACGCGACCCCGATCCTCTTCGGCTTCGCGAACTTCGTGCTCCCGCTGCAGATCGGCTCGCCGGACGTCGCCTTCCCGCGGCTGAACGCGTTCTCGTACTGGCTGTACCTCTTCGGCGGCCTGATCGTGATGTCCGGCTTCCTGACGCCGGGTGGCGCCGCCGACTTCGGCTGGTTCGCCTACACCCCACTGTCGGACGCCATCCACTCGCCGGGCGTCGGCGCGGACCTGTGGATCTCCGGCCTGATCGTCGGTGGTCTCGGCACCATCCTCGGCGCGGTCAACATGATCACCACGGTGGTCTGCCTGCGCGCGCCGGGCATGACGATGTACCGGATGCCGATCTTCACCTGGAACATCCTGGTCACGAGCATCCTTGTCCTGCTCGCCTTCCCGATCCTGACCGCGGCCCTGATGGGCCTGCTGGCGGACCGGCACCTCGGGGCGCACGTGTTCGACCCCGAAAACGGCGGCGTGATCCTCTGGCAGCACCTGTTCTGGTTCTTCGGCCATCCCGAGGTGTACATCGTCGCGCTGCCGTTCTTCGGCATCGTGTCGGAGATCTTCCCGGTGTTCAGCCGCAAGCCGCTGTTCGGCTACAAGAGCCTGGTCTGGGCGACGCTGGCCATCGCGGCGCTGTCGGTCGCGGTGTGGGCGCACCACATGTACGCCACCGGCGCCGTGCTGCTGCCGTTCTTCTCCTTCATGACGTTCCTGATCGCCGTCCCGACCGGCATCAAGTTCTTCAACTGGATCGGCACGATGTGGAAGGGCCAGCTGTCCTTCGAGACGCCGATGATCTTCTCGATGGGCTTCATCGTCACGTTCCTCTTCGGCGGCCTGACCGGCATCCTGCTGGCCGCGCCGGCGATCGACTTCCACGTGTCGGACAGCTACTTCGTCGTCGCGCACTTCCACTACGTGCTCTACGGCACGATCGTGTTCGCCACCTTCGCCGGCATCTACTTCTGGTTCCCGAAGATCACCGGCCGGATGATGGACGAGAAGCTCGGCAAGTGGCACTTCTGGACCACGTTCATCGGCTTCCACGGCACGTTCCTCGTCCAGCACTGGCTGGGTGCCGAGGGCATGCCGCGCCGGTACGCGGACTACCTGTCCAGCGACGGGTTCACCACGCTGAACACGATCTCCACGATCGGCGCGTACATCCTCGGTGCCTCGACGCTGCCGTTCATCTGGAACGTCTTCAAGAGCTACCGGTACGGCGAGATCGTCACGGTGGACGACCCGTGGGGCTACGGCAACTCGCTCGAGTGGGCGACCTCCTGCCCGCCGCCGCGGCACAACTTCACCGAGCTGCCCCGGATCCGCTCCGAGCGGCCGGCGTTCGAGCTGCACTACCCGCACATGCTCGAGCGCATCCACAAGGAGGGCGAGATCGGCTTCCTCGGCAAGCAGAAGAGCAACAGCCACGCGGCGCCGTCGCAGCTGCTGACCGAAGCGGTGATCCCGGGAGACCACTCGCAGGACAACGCGAGCGAGCAAGGCGACAAGTAG
- a CDS encoding OsmC family protein, translated as MGLEVQRDGQHAFVGRNDRGAEVRLGRAGAEGAFSPAELLQIAAAGCSAVTAEELITRRIGDDAKFRVGVTADRREGASELDAVHVAFDVDVSTLTADQRDALAGAVDRAIDRLCTVSRTLKKGIPVTEEFPA; from the coding sequence ATGGGACTCGAAGTACAGCGCGACGGGCAGCACGCGTTCGTGGGGCGCAACGACCGGGGTGCGGAGGTCCGGCTGGGCCGGGCAGGTGCCGAAGGGGCGTTCTCACCCGCCGAACTGCTCCAGATCGCGGCGGCGGGCTGCAGCGCGGTGACCGCGGAAGAGCTGATCACGCGGCGGATCGGCGACGACGCGAAGTTCCGGGTCGGCGTCACGGCCGACCGGCGCGAGGGGGCTTCGGAGCTGGACGCCGTCCACGTCGCTTTCGATGTCGACGTGTCGACTTTGACGGCGGATCAGCGGGACGCGCTGGCCGGCGCCGTGGACCGGGCGATCGACCGGCTCTGCACGGTGAGCCGCACGCTCAAGAAGGGGATTCCGGTGACGGAGGAGTTCCCGGCTTAG